One region of Mugil cephalus isolate CIBA_MC_2020 chromosome 17, CIBA_Mcephalus_1.1, whole genome shotgun sequence genomic DNA includes:
- the LOC125023539 gene encoding cdc42 effector protein 3-like, producing MSRRISLYRKPSAGRWPSRNSKRREVLSVNMISLPLADFRHISHIGNDIHTDSFGDLSFLKNGHSLLLQSSQSEQNLFLACSPPPKPPRLNLDETDSTGSPDLSERQHSTSQKRKKCSSMPLLDSRDGDSEVEREDGHQRVNSDASNQTQAPERNSVNSDMDGDLTVTWEKSSAKQKDEDSGFSFTLDLGPSILDDVLQVMEQLHK from the coding sequence ATGTCTCGAAGAATATCACTGTACAGGAAGCCATCTGCTGGTCGGTGGCCCAGCAGGAACTCCAAGCGGAGGGAGGTGCTGTCCGTCAACATGATTAGTCTTCCACTGGCTGATTTCCGCCACATCTCTCATATTGGAAACGATATCCATACAGACAGCTTTGGAGATTTGTCTTTTCTGAAGAATGGCCACAGTCTGCTTCTTCAAAGCTCCCAGAGTGAGCAGAATCTGTTCCTGGCCTGCTCACCGCCTCCGAAGCCGCCTCGGCTGAATCTGGATGAGACCGACAGCACAGGCAGCCCCGACTTGTCTGAGCGCCAGCACAGCACCTcccagaagaggaagaaatgcaGCTCTATGCCACTGCTGGACAGCAGGGACGGAGACAGCGAGGTGGAAAGGGAGGATGGGCACCAAAGGGTGAATAGTGATGCTTCCAATCAGACTCAGGCGCCCGAACGGAACAGTGTGAATTCAGATATGGACGGGGATTTAACGGTGACCTGGGAGAAATCTTCTGCAAAGCAGAAGGACGAGGACAGTGGCTTTTCATTCACCCTTGACCTGGGCCCTTCAATCCTGGACGATGTTCTGCAGGTGATGGAACAACTACACAAATAA